The region GCGGTGATCCTCAAAAGGCACTCAACTTTGGAAATATTGTTGCAGGAATATTAATGATGATCTCTTCCTGGTTTATAATTAAATGGCTTTTACCCGAGAGCTGGTATTATCAGGATCCCCTTTATCAATGGGCTGATCCTGTAAAAGGTAATCTTTATACTTCAACAGGAATCTTTATTGCAACAATCGTTGGCATTATTACAGGTGCATTAATTGGAATGATAACAGAGTTTTATACTGGAAGCGGAAAAAGCCCGGTGCTTGGAATTGCAAGACAATCAATTACAGGTTCAGCTACAAATATAATTGCTGGTTTAAGTGTTGGGATGATGTCAACTGCGCTTCCAATTCTTGTTTTAGCATTTGCAATTATTCTGTCCTTTAATTTTGGCGGTTTATATGGAATTGCTATAGCTGCTGTTGGTATGCTTTCAATTTTAGGAATTCAACTTGCTGTAGATGCTTATGGTCCAATCTCGGATAATGCCGGAGGAATTGCAGAGATGTCTGAACTTCCAAAAGAGGTTAGATCAAGAACTGATAAACTAGATGCGGTTGGAAATACAACTGCTGCGATTGGTAAAGGTTTTGCTATTGGTTCAGCAGCACTTACAGCGCTTGCATTATTTGGTGCATATATGACTGCTGCGAATATAAAAACTATTGATATTTCTAAATCTGAAGTAATGGCTGGTTTATTTGTTGGAGCAATGATTCCTTTGTTGTTTTCAGCAATAGCTATGCAGGCTGTAGGCAGAGCTGCAATGGCTATGATTGAAGAGGTTAGAAGACAGTTTAACTCAATTCCTCAATTAAAAGCTGCTTTAGAGGTAATGAAGAGGAATCATGGTAAAGATCAATCGGACTGGAATAAAGAAGATGTTGATATTTTTGAAGATGCACATGGGAAAGCTGAATATGGAAAATGTGTTGAAATATCCACAAAGTCAGCAATCAGACAAATGGTCTTTCCGGGTTTATTGGCGGTTATTGTGCCGGTTTTAACCGGATTTCTTGGAAATAAAGAAATGTTAGGAGGACTGATTGCTGGGGTTACTGTATCAGGTGTGCTGATGGCAATTTTTCAGGCAAATGCCGGTGGTGCTTGGGATAATGCAAAAAAGATGTTTGAAGAAGGAATTGAAGTTAATGGACAAAAATATTTTAAAGGCTCAGATGCCCATAAAGCTGCAGTTGTCGGTGATACTGTTGGCGATCCATTTAAGGATACCTCAGGTCCATCATTAAACATTTTATTAAAACTTATGTCAGTAATTTCACTTGTTATTGCACCATTAATTAAGTAATTTTTATTAGATAAAATTAGAATATTTTTAAACCCTGCTCTTGCTATTGAAAGACATAGCGAGAGCCTAAATGCCCATAGGGAGGTGATTACAGATGAGAACAGGTGTGTACGAAAGTGCCATTCTTATTAATGCTGCATTAGATGATCAGCAAATCGAAGCAATTCTTACCAAAATTAAAGATTTCATCATTTCTAATGGCGGAACTATCCGCGAAATTGAGAATTGGGGTAGAAAACGTCTTGCATATCCGGTAGCAAAAAGCAAAATAGGATACTATGCAATTTACAGGTTTGACGGTCCAAGAGATATGATTGCAAAACTAGAAAGAATTTATTTATTGGATGAGCAAGTACTAAGACATCTTACATTAAATCTTAGTAATGAAGCACTGGAACAGCTGGAAAAAAACAAATCTCTTTCAGCTGCACTAAAAGAAGAAATAACATCTGAAATAGCAGAAGCTCCGATTGCTTCAGAAGAACCGGATGTTAATAATGAAGAAAATGATAACTAACAATAATTTGATTTAGTTTGGAGGTTTACAAATGGCTGATTTGAAAATGCCGGAAATAAATTATGTGATTGTAGCTGGTAATCTTACAAAGGATCCTGCTTTTAGAGAAACTACTAACAGAACACCTGTTGTAAATTTTTCAATTGCTTCAAATAGAAAATTTAAGGATAGTTCTAATCAATGGCAGGAAGATGTTTGTTACATTGGAGTTGTTGCCTGGAATAAACTTGCTGAAAGCTGTAGAGATAGATTAAGAAAAGGATCTGCTGTGCTGGTTGATGGTGAGTTGCAAAGCAGGAGTTGGAAATCTGATGAAGGACATAACAGAAGTGTTGTTGAAATCAAAGCCAGAAGAATACAGTTTTTGAATAAAAGACTAATTGGTTCTGAAGAAAATGGTGTGATTGAAGATGATGAACCTAGTATAGCTGTTGATGATTCGATTGACTATACTGAAGATTCTTTTGATAAGTTTTTATCTGAAGAAGAATCAAGTTTAATTAAACAAACAGGTAGTGGAAATGAAGAAAGAAATTAAAACTAAAAAAGTCTGCAGATTTACTCAAAGTGGAATCAAATATATTGATTATAAGGATGTAAAACTTTTGCAGAAATTTATAACAGAGCAAGGTAAGATTATTCCTAAAAGAATAACCGGCACCAGCTCTAAGTATCAACGTGAACTTGCCATTGCAATAAAGCGAGCAAGACACATGGCATTATTGCCCTACGTTTCTGATACTGTCAGATAGTTAAAAAAAGTTGGAGTAAAACAATGAAAGTTATTTTAAGACAAGACTTCGAGAAGCTGGGTAAAATCGGAGAGGTTGTTGATGTTAAGGGCGGTTTTGCAAGAAATTTTCTCTTTCCCAGAGGTATTGCATATGCTGCCTTAAAGGGAAATATTAAAGCACTCGAAGAAGAGAAAAAAACCGTTGAAAAAAGAAATCAGCAGGAATTAAAAGCTGCCGAAGAATTTGCTGCTAAACTGGAACCAGTTTCTATTACTATACCTGTTCAGGTTGGCGAAGAAGATAAGATATTCGGTACTGTTAC is a window of Ignavibacterium sp. DNA encoding:
- a CDS encoding sodium-translocating pyrophosphatase codes for the protein MDLIFHIIPLFGVLALLYTFWKSSWISKQDAGTEKMKVISSHIAEGAMAFLKAEYKVLVVFVIVVAALLAYSGSNTVNSSPLVGISFIVGALCSALAGFIGMRVATKANVRTTQAARISLGKALEIAFAGGSVMGLGVVGLGVLGLGSLLFIYGDTYGLSDVDSLTKVITIITGFSFGASSIALFARVGGGIYTKAADVGADLVGKVEAGIPEDHPLNPATIADNVGDNVGDVAGMGADLFESYVGSIVSTMVLGAAFFLIPEFSNNFNGLGAVLLPLVIASVGIIASIVGTFFVKVKEGGDPQKALNFGNIVAGILMMISSWFIIKWLLPESWYYQDPLYQWADPVKGNLYTSTGIFIATIVGIITGALIGMITEFYTGSGKSPVLGIARQSITGSATNIIAGLSVGMMSTALPILVLAFAIILSFNFGGLYGIAIAAVGMLSILGIQLAVDAYGPISDNAGGIAEMSELPKEVRSRTDKLDAVGNTTAAIGKGFAIGSAALTALALFGAYMTAANIKTIDISKSEVMAGLFVGAMIPLLFSAIAMQAVGRAAMAMIEEVRRQFNSIPQLKAALEVMKRNHGKDQSDWNKEDVDIFEDAHGKAEYGKCVEISTKSAIRQMVFPGLLAVIVPVLTGFLGNKEMLGGLIAGVTVSGVLMAIFQANAGGAWDNAKKMFEEGIEVNGQKYFKGSDAHKAAVVGDTVGDPFKDTSGPSLNILLKLMSVISLVIAPLIK
- the rpsF gene encoding 30S ribosomal protein S6 — its product is MRTGVYESAILINAALDDQQIEAILTKIKDFIISNGGTIREIENWGRKRLAYPVAKSKIGYYAIYRFDGPRDMIAKLERIYLLDEQVLRHLTLNLSNEALEQLEKNKSLSAALKEEITSEIAEAPIASEEPDVNNEENDN
- a CDS encoding single-stranded DNA-binding protein, giving the protein MADLKMPEINYVIVAGNLTKDPAFRETTNRTPVVNFSIASNRKFKDSSNQWQEDVCYIGVVAWNKLAESCRDRLRKGSAVLVDGELQSRSWKSDEGHNRSVVEIKARRIQFLNKRLIGSEENGVIEDDEPSIAVDDSIDYTEDSFDKFLSEEESSLIKQTGSGNEERN
- the rpsR gene encoding 30S ribosomal protein S18, giving the protein MKKEIKTKKVCRFTQSGIKYIDYKDVKLLQKFITEQGKIIPKRITGTSSKYQRELAIAIKRARHMALLPYVSDTVR
- the rplI gene encoding 50S ribosomal protein L9, whose protein sequence is MKVILRQDFEKLGKIGEVVDVKGGFARNFLFPRGIAYAALKGNIKALEEEKKTVEKRNQQELKAAEEFAAKLEPVSITIPVQVGEEDKIFGTVTTQMIADALNEKGHNIDKRKIEIEEPIKALGIYGVNLKLHPSVSAKIKVWVVRE